The segment AACCAGTTAATTTCATGTTATTTACAAGGTCTCACCATTTGATTTGTGTGAAATTTCATACACCCAAAAACTGCTCACAAATCATCTTTCAAAATTTACTTCTAGTTTTAAATTTCTTGTGGATTGCAGTAATCTTTAGTTATCTTGGCTGATGGGAAAAAGAAACATTGAGACAGTGCTTCAAAGACATTCATGAATTACTTATAAATATATAGTCAGTGACACATAGGTTAGACAGGGACAGAAGTGGCCAGAGACATCTATATCTCTAGGATAAATTCAGAGTTCTACAGGTAGAACCCTGAATTTAACAGAAAGACCTATAGTGGGTCCTGTTCCACCAGTTTCTCCTGGTTTGCAATCCACCCAGAACGGAAATTAAAATTGAGAGACCTAAGCACTGGCTGCTGCAAGAGGAGGCAGCTTTATCAGATCTGGatcacccacagagtcggcgcctatgagcaGGATTCCAACCAAAACATGCCAACATCCCACTGGACTATAGCTAGTGCATTTCCCCCCACGACCCCTCAGCCGTATCTTTTGGAGCTGTAGTTTAGGCATTGTCGGCAGGGCCGGATTTACACCTTATGCGttcctaggcacagcatcttcagtgctccccctgcctacagctgacctCTGTGTTGCACAAAATTTTAGAGAGGTAAGGTGCCCCTAGTACTCTGGTGCTCCTAGGCATGTGCCtaattgaaaatctggccctgattttCGGGGTCTCCGGGCTTTTCGGTGTGCACAGTTTTGTGTGACTCAGATCCCTCTCGGATGTCCACATGCACTTGGGCGCCGGTCTGAGTCTCGATGGCTCCGGCTTCCACTGTCAGGGGTTTCatctgctcctgggctggagccaaCAAGGAGCATCCTTCCTCCCCGGAAGTCAGCACAGACTGAACTGGggtgctcccttttatactagtgctgcatctggagcatgcccagtagggatgtgggggcatggcttcctcagcccacgGTGAAGAGTTAACTCTTCCCCATCCAGTGCAAGGTGAGTTCATCCCGTCACAGACTGTTTTATCCAAACTCTCCAAACCTATCAAGCCCTTTGCCTATGCTATACCCAACTGGTCCAGTTCATTCTGCTAGTCCACCCTATCTTTAGGATATACAAAAACACTTTTGCAGTGTTGCAGAACTAAAAAAcaggaacattttattttatttagcacacagtctaaaaaaaaaaagagagagagagagagagagagacctgtttTCTGATGTATTGTTCTGACATTCTCTCTTATCATACAGCAATACCTATCCTGCCTACAAAAGTTATACCAGGCAGAATTGGAACCAGTTGATTTTCAGAATGCTGCAGAGGAAACCAGAGAACAGATAAATTTGTGGGTTGAATCCTTTACAAATGGTAAGGACAGGTCAGCCATTGGCTGCTATTACTTGATATTTAATCGCTTAAAGTGTACAAGGTGCTTAAGAACCTGGAGGAGAAAAATGTTTCCTCATaattggagcatgcccagtatggGGCTGCAGTGGCAGCTCTCCACACTTTGACCACTTGAGTGATGTAGAGCTAGATCATTAATTcccacagagaaaacatatttgaGGAGAACAGAGTAGCCAGCAAACTCTGGACTCTAGTACAAcacacattgaaatcaataggaattctTCTGACAACTTCAGTGGGTGCTGGATGAGACCACCTGTGTGTTTGACTGCATGGAGTTTAAGGAACTATCAAATCAGATGCAAGAGGTATTGGgggcaagtagtgaggaccttctGAAAGTACCTTGATTTATGAGCTCCTCTACAGATAAGGTAAAAGACAGCGCCCAACTTAAAATTTGACCTGGAGCCAAGACTAGACAGgagaaataaagaataaaatggcCATTTTAGGAGACATCTACTCTCCATTGTACACTTGAGGCACATCAGTGGGTCAGTTTCGGGAAAATCATGGTAACACTGCTTGGGTTCCACTAGTTCTGTGAATAGATAGAGGAGTTCAGCTTCTCAGGGCTGTCAGTCAAACATTTTTCATGTGTGTCCAGTATTACATATATATTCTTACACCCAGGTACATACAAGCACTAAACATCAATGTTATTACAACAGATAACTGGAACTAGATTTACTGATCTGCCAAAACAAACTAATTTTCCTCCCTTTCTTTAAGGTAAAATCAAGGATCTCTTTGCCCCACACACTCTTTCTGCTCAGACTATGTTAGTTCTCGTGAATGCTGTCTACTTCAAAGGGAAATGGGAAGTGGAatttaagaaagaaaatacagaagAAAGACCTTTTCAGATTAACGAGGTAGATTACAGAAGTACACATCACATAATTGCGCCTATTACTTCACATGCTTGGCAGACTATGAAGCACACTGGGATCTgctctgggggtggagagggatttTTTCCCAAAGCTTCTGCTAGGAGAGTGCATCATGCCTGACACAGGTACAATGCCTCACAAAGCCACCTGGGGCACAGGGGAAGCCAATGTATAAGAAGCTGCAACATCTGCCCCCTCTGTGGCCTGTCAGCTCTTCCAACAGGAATGGAAGTGTTCAGGACATAGCCCCGCTTTCTCCCCATCATAGGCACCAAGTTCCTCTCTACTCCCCTCTGCTTGATCCCTTCTCTGCCCGAGGCCTGCCCCCACTCGACCTCTTCCtgcaagcccccacccctgccccacttctTTCCGTCCTTGCTCTGTCCCATCCCCCCCGaccccaacccttcccccaaggccccagcccacctcttcctatccctctcctgagcatgccccatccctgccccttcccctccctcccagaggctCCTGCATACTGCAAACAGCTGTTCCATAGCATgctcagagggagggggaggagttgatcagtggcaGGGGCgcctctatgttttttgccgccccaagtatggcagtcaggtggccttcagCGGTGTGCCTGCAGGTGGTCCGCTGGTCACATGGATTTGGCGGCTTTTCTGTGGGTGATCCGCCAGTcccacgccttcggcgtacctgccgccgaattgccgccgaagccgcgggaccggcctGACTGACTGCCTACCTACCGACCgacatgccgccccccacagcttgccatcccaggcacgcacttgctgcgctggtgcctggagccgcccctgatcatTGGGGCTGACCGTGGCTCGGAGGtgctggggagaaggagggaggtggctgctggtgggtgctaagcacttgctaatttttttccatgtatgctccagcccaggagctcCCATGGCATCAGTGCCTGTGCTCCCCATCCCCTTTGGGGTTGCTGGTGCAGTTAGGTTCACTACCCTTGTATAGTTTTGCACTCAGAAGAGCAAAGACTGACAGGCCCCTGAGCAGAGGCCTACCATAAAGATGCATCTTGTACCTTCCCCCACTACGTACCTAGTTTGGAGCAGTCCACAGTCTGGTATCTAATAATTTTCTACATAGACTTTTAACTGGTTTGCTTGTATTCAGACCTACAATGAGTTGTTTTGCTGCCCTGTTTACAATGACTGCCCCCAAGAGATCCATTTAGTCTGTGTTCAGTTTCCATATTCTGTCACCAGATTGATCTCCCACCTCATTTTCTCATTAAGTTTAAATATTGAAAGGGGGAGTTTGTTTTAGTTTACATTCTGTACACTGTCTCTGTGCTATTCCACCACATGTTGTGTGGGCAATGAATGTAATATAGTCAGCTTCGTATTTGCTTCAATTCAGTTTCACCTTCTGTTTGCCAACCTATTTTTGCTACATGGTGCTAATGTGTGACTATGTTGCGAGGAAAACATTTGTTTAGCTAAAGGAAAATTATTCTTAGTGGAATTTGTTTCCATTACATTGTTTTGTGGATGACTGTTGCTTTTAGGTTTTGTAAATTTCTGGGTCAATTTGACCTGAGAACATGCTATTATattgaaatttaaattaaatgaaagaTGAAAACCTGTAGTTTTAATGCCCTTAACATGGTTCTCAAGCCGGACAACCAAACTGTGATGCACACTATCAGTGGCAACTTCTGAAATTGTTGGTCCTAGGAAATAGCATTAACTGTTCTTCTAAACCTTCTATTCATCTTGGGGTGGGTGCGCCTGCGTGCAGGCACAGGGAGATGATAAATGGTATTTCAGCttttaaggggcaggggagaagcaGCATCGTAGAATCCTGGATGATGGGAATGGGCTTTATGGGGTTTCCTAGTCTCCATGTTCCCATACCTCACACTGACTCCTTTCCCTAGAtgcagagagggagaaaaaacTGTTGTGAGATGTTTGAAGAGGTTCAAGAGGACTTTATACATTTCTTTAGGAGGTGCTAATCTGGCCCTAAACAACTACAGCAGCATTTAGGTCCAAGTGCAGATGTAATACaaggaaaaacatttaaatacaaGAGGATACATTGTATGTATTTCATTTGTTACTAATTGTCATTGCTTTCAGACTACAAGCATACCTGTGCAGATGATGTACCATAAGGGCAAGTATAAAATAGCTACAATAGAGGAACATAATTGTCAGGTGCTTGAACTCCCGTACAAGGATGGTGACCTGAGTATGTATATACTGCTGCCAAAAGACTACACGGGTCTAACACAGGTAAAGTTACCTATGATGAGATGATAACCTTATAATCAGAATATGAACATGGCAATGTCTTGTGTATCTCTCATCACCTGAACAGACAGTATAGGAGACAATTACATTTCCTCATCCTTGTTGCAGAGTATGCAGCACGTTGAATAGTAAATCTGAAGGCAGGCTGCTTATGCTGTTCCTGTGTCTATTGAATTTCCAGAAAACAAACAATTAGCCAGCCATTTTATTGTCCAAGTAGGGCACGGTGACAATGTAATTAATAGCTAATTGCTACATTTTTGTATTATCAACCTCTCTAAACAGTTAATACCCACACAGACTAGTCTAAAAAAGAATGAATAATAAATGCAAACAATATAAGTAACACATTGGCAGATCCACAGAGGCTGTCTGCCACATATTGCTGCCAGACTTAACATTTGATCCAGCTCCCTAACCCTTCTCCCATACAATTCAAttgcaaaacacccattgacttcactggtgcaggatcaagtcctttaGCTTTAATGGTAGAGGTCTGAGCACTGAAGTTAAAAGTTGCACCATTGACTCCCACTGGTGACCCAGCATTGTGGTCATTATATTTACATTGATTATAgaatcttgttttcttttttccaaacACTGGGCAAACACTTATTTGGAAATCTTTAGGGTACAGCTACAGGGAGATAAAAGCCCTGTGGGCTGAGAGGCTAAAAAGTGCTGTGCAGACATTGAGGCTCAGTCTGGAGTCTAAGCTCCGGGACACtgagggtggagggtcccagggcttgggctagagcctgagcccaaatgtccacacagcaatttttcagccctggaACCTGAGCCTTGTGATCCTGAGTCAGCAGACATGGGCCAACccggttttgttttttttattccctttgtagacatacccatagtgaaCTTCATGCTTCTGACCTCAGTAGCATTCTAAGAATCATGCCTGCCATGGTTACCACAGTGTGAATGAAAGTCACTTTTCCAACCTTCTCACACAGTTCCATGTCTTGTTGATTTTGATGCGTAACCACAAGATTCTGATTCCCGTGTATCTTTATATCTGTAGCTGGAAGAGGAACTTACCTCTGAGAAATTAACAACTTGGATCAGCCCCTATTATATGAAAGAAGATGAAGTGGCGGTGTCTCTTCCTCAGTTCAAAATTGAGACAGTAGCTCAACTCAACCAATATTTAGAAGCTTTAGGAATAACTGATGTGTTTAGCCATGGATCAGATTTATCTGGAATAGCAGAAGCAGGTGGCCTGTCTGTTAGTGAAGCTGTCCATAAAGCTTATATAGAGGTCAATGAAGAGGGCACTGAGGCAGCTGCTGCAACTGGAATTGGCATAGGTGTGACCTCAGTCAGACCACAAGTAGAGTTTGTGGCTGATCACCCTTTCCTCTTctttatcagacaccaggaaacTGAATGCATTCTCTTCTATGGTAGATTCTCTTCCCCTTAAGAAAATTTCTAATTAACATGAATGAGATTCTGGACCACGGAACCATGATATGGAAAATACAAtggaaatgtttattttcttcgtttttctcttttccttccacTGTATCTAGCCAGTGACTCCATAGTTATATACTCATAGCAGGACTCATGTGACATTCTTTTGATGAACGAGTCCTACATTGTCTGTTTCTCTCCCTCACAAGCTTGCTTCTGGTTCCTACTTAAAGAATGTCCCGTTCTCTCAGCACCTGAGGAAGGGCACCTCTGCTAAGTCCCAGCTCAATAGGAATCACCTTGAACCAGAGCTTTGAAAATTACTAGTGAAGTAAAGAGCTATGAATTTTCTTAATCATCCTGAACTGAATGGATATCGACACAAACATTGACCAAACACTTGCAGTGGAGAACCTGGCCCAGAGTTACAGCAATGTAATGGTGAAGAATCAGGCTCATTGTTCTCAGCCATTGTTATTGCCCTTCTGTCACCTGTACTCACAGCGAGTTGTGCTTACTTCATAAGGAATCCTGCTGAAGTGAGTAGGACTACTGTGGAGGAAGGCACTGCTCAATGTGatgtggagcagagggagaagggagagctGCAAAACAGAGTCTGATTTCTTAGTACTTGAATATAAAGTTAACACTGTACACGGATACAAACTCCTACAGACAGGGTGTGAATTAGGGATGCTGTGGGAACTTTGTACTTCCTGACACCTGCATTGATAATTAACACAAATGTTgctgtgacccaagaacctcttaATACCAACTGGCAAGGGGGTGCAGAGGATTCCAGGTTCTCCTGACTCTCGAGCAAAAGAATGTCACGTGAGGCCAGAAATAAGAGTCGGTGTTGAACTATTCATCAATATTGTTATGAAATGTATGTAAGAATACTATGTAAGGAGTGATGTATGTATACGGAACATATGTTCTTAAAGTCTGTCTGAGGGTTGGTCACCAGCAAAGGTAAAAAACAGGTTTTTTGTCAGACAAGAGGTGTTTAGCCATCTGTTTATTTAGATGTAAACTGAATGTTGTCTCATTCACAATGGGTCTCCTATCACCAGTCTGAACTGAATGCAAATGAAGGATTGTGAGAACTTCAGAATGGAACtaaaaggaagaaaagagcagggagggagaaccTTATCTTGAGGTGCACCTCAAAGGTTTGTTCTACTATATTTGGGGGGCAAAGAAGATACCCAGGCATCGCTCAGCTAGGAAGTAAATGGACAGCAGATTTGCATCATGAAAGTGGgatctcagccaggctgggctgaaaacactggagagaactttgggtgagagAAGCTTCTTTATCAGCAGGTCAacctgttagttaagtttagttaGTCTATAGAAAGAGCGTTATTTTgctttatatgtaaccatttgatTCCAATATTCTTGCTCACTATTACTTGAATCTCTAGTCTTTAATAAacgtattcttgttttcactataaacactATCTAAGTGCTGTGAAGTAAAGTgatgatcctgagttgaatcttacaagtgtgacaaagttcctcctctatcttggtgggtcctgcgcttattggcagattttcttgcctcagagattcaccatgtgggttggggaacagcccagagaccttcccctctggaagaacccacactccaggtcaattgggaggtttggggggaaccccgGTCtgacctctactccgggttccagcccagggccctgtggattgcagctgtctatagtgcctcctgtaacagctacatgacagctacaactccctgggctacttccccatggcctcctccaaacaccttccttagtctcaccacaggaccttcctcctggtgtctgataacatttgtgctcctcagtcctccagcagcccaccctctcattctcagctccttgcacctcttgctcccagctcctcacactcacaccacaatctgaagtgagttcctttttaaagcccaggtgccctgattagcctgccttaattgattctagcagcttcttcttaattgactccaggtgtcctaattagcctgcctgccttaactgattctagcaggttcctgattactctagtgcagcccctgctctggtcgcTCAGGGAAcaaaaaactactcatccagtgaccagtatatttgccctctaccagactcctgtaccccactggtctaggTCTGTCACACAAGCTAGTGTGTAATGTTTCTTTGGGAACGGCAGGCCCggtaattctgtgagtgttcagtggatcagggactggacactgcagggaacgCTCTGAGGACTTGAGGGTTGATGTGTGTCCGTCACTACTTGTGCAGAGAGAACAAGGCCTGAGGGATTCTGGAGGGCAGTGCTTGTATAGCCAGAGGctgttggtttcagggagctgatccacagcaggcacagacatggCTGCTTCagactaagggcaggtggtggtgaggtgcctcaGAACCTGGGTACCCCTGGGGAGCGTCACAGTTGCATTAgcagtttttaaaatcatttaattGGTTATAATTTAACTAAGTCCAGTTGTTTGCCACCAACTGTGAGACTATTGTAACAGGAAACTTGTGATCTTCCAAATTTCATATAGCAATTTCCTGTCAGTTGTTTAGAGTTTAACATGAAATTAGAAAAATTTGTAGACTTGTCAAAAATCTAAATTGTAATTAACCAATTGTCTTCCAAAAGGGCAACTGGGGAAAATAACTGTCTTTCTGCAGAGTTCTCGAGATCGTAATTTTATGGCTTTTCTTTGGGGAAGTATTATAGATGTATTTTGCTTTTGACCTTTTAATTTGCACAATTGCAATGCATCTATACAGCTGTCAAGTCAAGCACTCAATAAATCAcaacatatttttttcattttcagtagTAGGGAAATAAGCCAAACAGAAGTTGAAGACATACCTGTGTGCATTCACGTAAGACAGAAGCAGCAAGTGTATAACATACTACTAGTGGTCACATGAGGATAGACAGTTCATAGACCCCTGTTCCAGACTGTACTTGGCCATGCACATATGTCCCACTGATTGCAATGGgactcaagcatgtgcttagcaTTTGTTTAAGTGCTGTTCTGAATACGGATGCACTCCTTGGCCGTAACATACATCTTCTTCTAATCATTCTTAAGTGGACAAGTGAGTACAAATAATACAGATTGATATTTTGGCAATTCTACTCagtttcatttttcagttttataCTCCCTTGGTTCCTGACCATAAATGTTTAGTCTTAAAACATTGTTTCTGTAATATACCAATATAATCTACCTAGACCAGTGTTTAGATAAATTATGTTCCCTGAGAAATGATTAAAAGAAAGAAGCTCTAATCTACAAGGTACTGAGCGTTTCTCGTATATGAGGTGAGAAACAAGGAAGTAGCCTCCTGTCCATAAATTAGGGCTTGTAGCAATCCGCATGGAACtgggagggaagagtttggagccagcAACAGGAAGCCAGTCTGTGTGCACTTGGCtggaaatgttgctgcagttgcAGCATTGTGTAAAAGTTGCACTCACTGCAGGTGCACCCTTGTGGCTGGGTGTTGTGTAGCAGCTCATCATGTAGCACCCCTTGCTGACAGCTGCTACAGCCTTGGGGTAGCATCTTTTCTCATGACTTGGCCTTCCTGCCAGGTCTCTTTAGAGTCTCTCTCCTGCCAGGGTTTCAGTGCCCTACACAATACTGGTCATTGATCTGccatcttcctcccctcccagactcCACTTCCACTCTACTCTTCTATCAGACTAGCAGCCCCAGAGCTTCTCACTGGAGTTTGTTAATCCAACTCAAAAGCAAACCACAGATTTCAGGGAAAGCAGCGTCAGGCCCTTTTCCTGCCTTGAACTTTTAAACCACCCTGTGttcaccaccctcccaccccagctctccaTTCTTCTGCAGAGTGCTGACTTTTGGGGACTACCCTCCTTAAGTCTTGCCCTGTTTGGATCCTCAACTCCAGTCCCTCCCAAGGACTTCTGCCTGTGGGGTGGCCTTCTCTCAGGCCCACTTCAAGATTCCCCTTCAACCTGCTCCCCCTTCCATCCAACTCCCTCCTGAACTTCCTCCATGCTCTACTATCCAGACTACAGGTTTCTTcccctttttctttcttcctaaAGCCCTTTTCTActctgggcttcctccctttataaAAAGCACCCACATCCTCCACCAGCTGAGACTCATCTTTAACTGGTCCTGGCCTGCAGTCCAAGTGCCATCACCTGTGTGTATTGATCTCTCAGGCCCAGATTAACCATTTCATCACCTGTGTGTGGTAAACACCACTGCTCTCTTCAAAAAGAGCAGTTTAGTTTTAGCATCATGGAGTCTTCTCATCTTATTGCCCTGCACATGGTACATGAAACATGGTGGCAATGATCAGTCTAGAAAGAGACAATAAGGAAGAGTGTGTGATTAACAGGCCTATAAAGCAGCACCTAGAAAGAGAGGAAACATGCAGCATGCAGGTAGTCAGAACAGCAGAAAGGTTGCCAGCCAGGATCTGACAAACCTGCAAAGAACAGGCATCATTACACCCATAGAAACTAGCACGAAGTGGATAAGCCACCTAGTCATGTTGAGAAAACCAACAGGTAAACTGAGGATCTGCATGGACCCCAAACCATTGAAAACAAGTCACTAGCCATTCCCAATGACCAAGGACATCCTATGTGATGTATCCAGGGCAAATGTCAAGAATGGGTTCTGGTGTACTGAGCTAGATGAGCCAGCCAGCACCTGACAACCTGTGTCACCTTTTGGCAGGTGCTGTGGGTACAAAAGCTTATGGGCATCAGCTTGGCCCCAGAAGTGTTCCACTGTAAATTGAACTGGGCACCTCAAGAATATAGTTGACAACATTCGTATTGCAGAGGAAGGAGATATCAAGGAAGAGGCAATCCAAATCCCCGATACTAAGCTATGGCAACAGGTGCCAGGAGCACAATATTAGGCTGAATACAGACAGGCTGAAAATGAGAAGAACTGAGATTCTCTACTCCAGGGATTTGACTTCTGAGGGATTTGGTGGCACACAGAGAGATGTTTTGAATGCCACTAAGGAAATGCTCAGACCAAAGGGAGTCCAGCACTTTATAGGGATGGCCAACGATTTTTCCAGATTCTGTTCCAACCTGTTAGAAGCCTTTTGATCCTCTGAGACCATTAACATATAATGATGCACCCTGGGAATGATCAGAGACCCAAATTCAggctgtgatgctggcaaaccagagGCCAGTTCTTGCCAACGCTTTAGCCCTCAGCTGAGCACTGAGAAATTCCTTAttggaaaccagaccagctcacctgtgtgttaataTGGTTAAGATGGATATTAGACTTATAACATGTGTTTAGcctttataaaatgcttgtaagttgctgaatgtattaatcctacttataatgTCTGTTTTCCATGCTGTAAGGAAATACTTAAGTATTTGCTATACAGttgtaaaatgtttgttctgaaattCTAACTcaccaaacaagaaaaaaaaaagttacctagTGCAAAATGCTAAATCCCTATGAAAGGTTTTATCTCTTGCCCAACAGGAGGGGCTATCCTGAAACTAAATGAGCCAGTGTGAGACATCAGAGTACAAAGACTTTGCTAATTGCCTCTGcacacccatgaagaggctaCATGCAAAAGGGCTCATCCTATCAGCTTGAATTCCGGAAGaaggaaaaaagtatttttttttaatggagatatcccatctcctagaactggaagggaccttgaaaggtcattgagtccagccccctgccttcactagcaggactaagtactgattttgccccagatccccaagtggccccctcaaggattgaactcacaaccctggctttaacCTCTCATTTCTCTTCTTAGTTAATACTTCTTTAGTTAATTACTAGGATTGGTGTTTATCTTTGCTGAAAGATCTAAAGATCTAaagtacaaattgacctggggtaagtgactggtctctcgGGACTGGGcacaacctgaatattttgtaatCTGTGGGGTATAGCAACCATCTGCCACATAATCCAGTTTGCCTTGGTGGCAAGATAGATCGGAATGTCTAAGAGGACtgcctgtgactccatggtaagactgttaacAGAGATTTAGGAATTCACATTTGTTAGTGGgtttgtgaaatctaattatagaacatccAACCAGTTTGGCATCTCGgtcctgcttcttgacagtctgccctgaggttggcacacatggttgtgaaccactccagacagtgtgacacagGCATTTGAAAGAGTAAAGTAAGCCACCAGTCCTAAAGTACTAAAACCCCATGGAATAGCTAGTGCTGCAACATGATGCCTCAGAAGGAGGTCTATGAGCAGCACGGATACAAAACCCATCGCATCTGCTACTACAACCCTGACAGATACAGAAAGGGGATATGCTCAGATGGAAAAGGAGCAACTTGCTGTGCTCTTAGGAAAGAAACAATTCCATCAGTTCACTTTTGGGCACAATGTAAGATGTGCAGCTGGATCAGAAGCCAGTAGAAATTAGCATAAAGAAGCCACTTCTGAGTGCACCAAAATCTACAATGCCTGTTATTGAGACTGCACCACGGTGATGTGAGGATAAGGCACTGCCCAGGAAAGGGTCTACTGGTGGCAGATGTACTCTGGAAAGTAAGCTTTGCCTAGTGTAacataaatggctctgtggaatAGAAAATAGGATTAATGAATATGCCACAATACCTTTGCATCTCTgatgggaggctccaggaagtcCAACAAAGCA is part of the Chrysemys picta bellii isolate R12L10 chromosome 2, ASM1138683v2, whole genome shotgun sequence genome and harbors:
- the LOC101936295 gene encoding serpin B4-like isoform X3 gives rise to the protein MSSVSEATTKFALDFFKELNKDRPSDNIIYSPLSISAALGMVLLGARSNTATQIEMALHFLEFAEHENPGTGSSSEATRSDDNSERSHRRPLHPGLLVPDDQCDIPGGIHSQFHDIFSAINKPTTSYELAIANRLYGEKTFNFLQQYLSCLQKLYQAELEPVDFQNAAEETREQINLWVESFTNGKIKDLFAPHTLSAQTMLVLVNAVYFKGKWEVEFKKENTEERPFQINETTSIPVQMMYHKGKYKIATIEEHNCQVLELPYKDGDLSMYILLPKDYTGLTQLEEELTSEKLTTWISPYYMKEDEVAVSLPQFKIETVAQLNQYLEALGITDVFSHGSDLSGIAEAGGLSVSEAVHKAYIEVNEEGTEAAAATGIGIGVTSVRPQVEFVADHPFLFFIRHQETECILFYGRFSSP
- the LOC101936295 gene encoding serpin B4-like isoform X2, producing the protein MLDQLSPSDRPLVFSYVDDILVFGQLEAQVQRLTEDVLALIQDTGFKYLARHHTKHLASFKLLLYSQLFIFTMSSVSEATTKFALDFFKELNKDRPSDNIIYSPLSISAALGMVLLGARSNTATQIEMALHFLEFAEHENPGTGSSSEATRSDDNSERSHRRPLHPGLLVPDDQCDIPGGIHSQFHDIFSAINKPTTSYELAIANRLYGEKTFNFLQQYLSCLQKLYQAELEPVDFQNAAEETREQINLWVESFTNGKIKDLFAPHTLSAQTMLVLVNAVYFKGKWEVEFKKENTEERPFQINETTSIPVQMMYHKGKYKIATIEEHNCQVLELPYKDGDLSMYILLPKDYTGLTQLEEELTSEKLTTWISPYYMKEDEVAVSLPQFKIETVAQLNQYLEALGITDVFSHGSDLSGIAEAGGLSVSEAVHKAYIEVNEEGTEAAAATGIGIGVTSVRPQVEFVADHPFLFFIRHQETECILFYGRFSSP
- the LOC101936295 gene encoding serpin B4-like isoform X1, whose amino-acid sequence is MLDQLSPSDRPLVFSYVDDILVFGQLEAQVQRLTEDVLALIQDTGFKYLARHHTKHLASFKLLLYSQQLFIFTMSSVSEATTKFALDFFKELNKDRPSDNIIYSPLSISAALGMVLLGARSNTATQIEMALHFLEFAEHENPGTGSSSEATRSDDNSERSHRRPLHPGLLVPDDQCDIPGGIHSQFHDIFSAINKPTTSYELAIANRLYGEKTFNFLQQYLSCLQKLYQAELEPVDFQNAAEETREQINLWVESFTNGKIKDLFAPHTLSAQTMLVLVNAVYFKGKWEVEFKKENTEERPFQINETTSIPVQMMYHKGKYKIATIEEHNCQVLELPYKDGDLSMYILLPKDYTGLTQLEEELTSEKLTTWISPYYMKEDEVAVSLPQFKIETVAQLNQYLEALGITDVFSHGSDLSGIAEAGGLSVSEAVHKAYIEVNEEGTEAAAATGIGIGVTSVRPQVEFVADHPFLFFIRHQETECILFYGRFSSP